The following nucleotide sequence is from Candidatus Jettenia caeni.
GAATAATAAACACCTTCGTTATAATCTCATTTTCTTATATCATCACCTGTCATCCATAATGATAATGTTAGCCTTTAGTTCCTCATGCTGATATTTACAGATGATCATACCCTATCTTCAGAATTCTTCACAACCTTCTGCATATTGGATTGACATGAATGGGACATATCTTTTTGAATATACAATGTTCTCTTATTATCTATGGCATAGGAATTTATCCCTAGACCCATACACCGGTGCCTTCCGTTGGAAAGGTTTTTATACATATGATATACAATGATATACAACGCAGCATCGCCTCTATTTTCCGACTGAATATTGGTAAGGAGTTTAAACGGCATATCATTAAGAGACTTATCCAGTTGAGCAAGATACTCTTTTATGATTGACATATTTCAATGTTTTCAATTATTGATAATTTCTGTTTCAGTTCATTTACGAGTTTTTCTTCTGCCCACCAGTTAAAGGTATCATCACTCTCTTCGATTTCTCTATTCTTGAATTTATCCGTGAAGACACTTGTAGAAATTCCGTATTTCTCCTCGTATTTTTTTATCTTCGACGCTGATATTTCTATGGCAAATTTTATCCTTCTTTTTTCCTCTTTCAGCCCTCCGGACAGAAGCCTCTTTATTATTTCGGTCTCACCCGAAGTACTTTTTACATTTATAGTAACCATATCAGTAATTATTTCCTCTTTAATGTTTAGGAAATTCAATGTTTTGTTGTAGGGGTAGGTTTTAAACCTGCCCCTACTTGTGTTCGCCTTTACTTAGCGCAATTCAAAACGTTTGTATTTGTTTCCCGTTTGGGAGAACACAAGGTTCGCCCCTACATGAGTGTTACAAAAAAGTTGCCAAATGCCTAATTTAATGTATATGTATAGGAATTTCAAAGCTACGTAGGGTGGGTATTGTCCATCAAAACACCTCGCCTACATGTTATTTTTCGGTGGGTAATGCCCCATACGCATCAAGCTAAGGATTTTTGTATCCAAGAGCTTTATTATGAATGATATCTTTCGTCCTTTTGGGCCTTTGATAGTTCTCCTAGCTCGTTAGTGGCTCGTTGGCTCGTTCCTAAACTCTGGTTTGGGAACGCAATTGCCTGGAAACTCTGTTTCGAGTAGGGGCACGTTGCAACGTGCCCCTACCGAGGAATCATACGATCAGGTACCTCTTGATTCGAGAAACAGAGTTTCTCGCACACGCGTGCTCCCAAACAGAGTTTGGGAACAAGTCGGGTAGCGCTTAGCTTGATGCGTATGGGGTAATGCCCACCCTACTACTGTCTACCAGACCTGTTCAATTCAAGATCAACAACTTTTTCAATCTTTAGCCCAGAACTGATTTTTAGTTCATAAGTTCCAATTCCTTGTTCCCCTCCCTCCAGTATTTCTTCCTTTACCCCCAAAGGAATGAGAACGTCGTTATAAAGCTTCTGAAGTAACGGGATTTGATTACATATTGAAAGGGCAATCCAGGGCGATGTATTAACCACAATCTGGTTTTCCTGAACGGTCATCTTTTGGATTCCTCTAAAACCTCATCTAAATCCACCTGAAAAGGAGAGGCCTTATATTGCCTCAATTTCAATAAAAAATTCACCCTGCTTATTCCAGCTAACTGTGCGGCCTTGCCAGAAGATATTTTACCGAGTTCATAAAGCTTCAAAGTCAAAAGGTATCTTGCTTCATCTTCAAATTCTTCCTTGCTCTCTTTAAGAGAAAGTAGGAAGTCATCTGAATACTTTATTATCAGAATATTTTCCTTCATATTGTTATGCCTCCTTTAGCTTGATTGTAGAGGAATTTTCATTCTATTTATACGGTTTTCCAGGGTGGCACGGACAAGCTAGCTTATCCGTGTTTATATGAGTAACCCTGATTCACTATATTTTACTGAAATTGCAATACTTCTTGATATATTTTTTCTAGCCTCGTTGCAATCTTTATGGCCTAAAATCGTTCTTTGGCATATTGATAATTACAGAAAGAAATATTTCTATGTAACTCCTTATATCCCTTGACAAAAAACATCATATATATTAGAAATAAAGCTGTGTAAAGTCAGTACCACCCGCATAGCGGGTGGCTTGATTAGCCCTATAAGGGCATTGTTACCGGTATCCCTTAAGGGATTACTTAAGTCAGAGTCATATTTGTCTTCAATCGACTCACTCTCCTCTTGGTCCTGTATATATTTTCGCACCTTCGCCTCATCCAACCCCACTGTATTCACATAATAACCTTTCGCCCAAAATTGGTGGCCTCGAAAATTTTGCTTCAGACGACTGTGCTTCTCAAACACTATCATCGCACTTTTACCCTTTCAATATCCCACTATCGTTGATACTGAATATTTCGGTGGTATCGCCAAGCAAATGTGGATGTGATCTATACATGCTTTACCTTCTATCACTTCCACTCCTTTGTACTCGCTTAAACGACGCAATATTTCGCCTATTTCTTTTCGTAGCTTTCCGTAGACTATCTTACGCCTTTTCTTCGGCACCCATACAACATGATACCTGCACTCCCATACCGTATGTGATAAACTCTTTTTCACCCTTAATCTCCTTCTGCTATATTGCGAATCTTAAAGCATTCCCAATCGCAGTATACCGAAGGAGATTTTTTTATAAATACTACAGCATAGCTTTTGCTATTCACACCCGCTTAGCGGATGGTTTAGCTTAGGAATTAGTTAAACCCTCCTTTTAACAACTTCCAGCCAAGTTGTAATGAATCACTAATTCCAAGTTTTTTGATTCTGCTACCGATTTCTTTCGTATAAAACTCAGGATTAAATAGATATCTTTCACCGTATTTTGTAGTTAATTTAATTTTTGCAAACGCCGCATTTACCTTATAATATGCTTCAAGTAATTCTTCTGCACTCAGAATACCATTTGTAGATACGGGAAAATAATCTTGATCAATATGAGGGTTTGTTATATATCTATTCCAATCTTTTGTAATTAACCAGCCATTTTTTTCTGCTTCTTCCATAAAACGTGTATCAGGAAATGGCGTTGCAATGGCACACGTAGGATAATCAGAATGTAGTTCTCTTGCCAGAGCAATAGTTTTTTCAATACTCTCCCATGTCTCGCCGAGGTTCCCCACCATAAAAAAACTAGAAACAATTAAACCAGCATCCTTTGCCCAAATATGAGCGTTTTTAATCTGCTCCCCGGCTATCCCTTTTCCAACATTTTTCCTTACCTCCGGGTCGCCTGATTCAACACCAAAGCAAATATTTCGACACCCCGCCATATACATCTTCTTTAAAACTTCCTTATCTACGGTATTTACTCTTGCATTAGCAATCCATCGGTATTGTTTGTTAGTGTTAATGATCAAATCACATAACTCATCAACCCTCTTTTTATCTATGGTTAGTGTATCATCAATAAAGTTGAAATAGCGTGCCCCAAATTTTTCCTCAAGAAATTGTAACTCAGAAAAAATATTTTCTGCTGAACGTTTCCTAAACCGTCGGGTAAAAGCTGTATGCGAAGAACAAAAGGCACATTTTCCCGGGCATCCTCTGGATGTAAATACAGAAAACACAGGTAATTCTTCTGATACACCCAATATCTTCTCTGAGTATGCATTTATTGGAAAGTCATCCCATTTGGGGAAAGGCAGGATATCAAGGTCCTCTATTAATGCTCTATCTCTATTTTTAATGATATTCCCATCTCTTTTAAAAACAAGCCCGTCAATTTTTTCCCAATTTTCTATTCCCTTATCCAATGCTTCCACCAACTGTCTAAACGTAATTTCTCCCTCCCGTAGGATTACAAAATCAACAAAATCATATTCCATAGCTTCTTCCGGCAAAGCAGACACATGGTTACCCCCTAAAATTATGGGTATTTTGGGATAAATACTTTTACATGTTTGTGCCACTTTTAACGCGTTTCCAAACTGATTGGTCATAAAAGATATACCAATTATCTCAGGTTTATTCTTTTTAATAGAGTCTTCAATATCGGATAATGTTAATCCCAAGGGGTTCATATCTAAAATCTTTACCTTATATCCTTGTTGTTCAACAAAAGCTGCCAAATATGCTAAACCAAGAGGAGGACTTTTATGTTTTGACAGGTAAGGTGGATAAATTAGTAATATATCTATCATTACAAAGATCTCCTAAGAAGTCAGCTTACTTAATAAAAATGTTAGTGCGTTGAACATAGGTGCTTGTCCCCAACGTATATAAGGAAACTTGTTTCTGTGGGTTCGATAAGTACGGAAATAAAAGAAACCTTTTTTATCCTGCATATTATTAATAGTCCATTTGGCAACTTTTCGTGCTAGGTTGATTGCTTCTGGATAGAGGTCACTCAGGAGTGTAAGACAATATATTGTCTCGGCACAGCCCCTAATATCTACTTTAATGCCATTAGGGTATGGGTAGTAATAATAATAGCGAACAGAGTGATCCGTGGTTATAAATTGTTTGATGAAGAATTCATATCCTTTATCGATTGATTTTTTCAAATTTTCACTTTTATTCCATTTCCATATCCAATAGAGATTTTCCAATACAAAACAGGTATGAAAACTATCAATAAAATTTCTATTTTCTTGAACATCATCACGATCAAAATAAAACCAAGATCCATCAGAATTTTGTTGAGTTACAATGTAATTAATAATTTTTTCAACCAATTCCCTTTTCATCCAGTCATCACTATTTTCCCTCATTAAGGAGGCTAAAATCCTGGCAGCATAACTATTAGCGTTGATTACGTAATTTTGATTCGTAGGCGTATAACTCAATGCAATCCCATATGACATAACTTTACGATTCAAGTCACAAGCAACAAACTCACCTGTTTTTTCTGCAGTTTCCCGATATATCTCTTCTTTTGTTAATCGATGTCCTTCCAAAAATGCCTCTGTTGCATATGCTGTAAGGGTCACGCATGGAGTTCCCTTTTTGACAAAAACTTTTCCTTCCCAGTCAAAATGCAAGCCCCAACCACAACCGTGTTCGGTATTTGACGCATTTTCCTTTAGCCAACCAAGGAGTTTACACCCTAGGTTTAAATAGTTCATTTCATTTGTCATTTGATAGAGCCGAAAGTATCCCATAGCAATTCGAGGAATCGCTTCAGCCGATCTATCCTTCATGGCAAAAATCTTTCTAGATTGGGGTAGGCATACGTCAAGAGAATTAAGGAAAGCAACTATTGGCATACCTATTAATTTATTCATTGAAAAGATTCGTCTTCCTACTATACCTATTTTTGAAGACCAAAAATCATAATGGTCATAACTGGAGTAATCATTTTGTTCAATCCAATTAATTAGAGAATGAATGCTCTTTAAGATAAAACTATTATTCTTTATCATTTTTTTCTGATTGTGAGTCAACGATTCAGAAAACTTACAATGTGTTGAGCCGCTTGGTCTGCAATAAAATCCCATGTATGTTCCTTCGCATAACAGGTCCTTTTCTGTCTCATTGCCGGAGTATCTGAAGAAATTGCTCTATGCAGTTGGTAATTAAATTCTTCATAGTCTTTCGCAATATAGAGGTAATCTTTAAAGTATTCTAATTCTAAAATATCAACAGATACTACTGGTTTACCGGTAGCGAGATATTCTAGTAGTTTCTTTGGATTTCTATAACAATTAAATATATTATCTTTGCGATAATAAATGCCGAAACAAGCGATTTTTTGCATATAATTAGGCAACAATTCGTAAGGCTTCTTACCTAAAAAATAGACATTTTTTTCTTCTTTTACGACAGTTATATCCGAATAAATATCGCCAATAAAAACAAAAGAAAGGTCTTTATTCTTCCTTGCCAAATACCTTACGAGTTCAAAATCAAGGTCTGTTAAAACTCCAATATAACCAACAATAGGTGTTTTAATATCCATTATGTCATCTGGTACCGGCAAATGATTAAGATTATATCTTGCAAAATGATCATAATCAACGCCGTGTCCTAGATGGTGTGTATTATGATTAAATTTTTTACGTTCCTCAACCATGCGATGGTTAACAAAAAAGGCCACGTCAGCACTCTGTTGAATTCTTATATCCATATCTAAAATAAAATGGTTAATTTCTCCTGTATAATAAGCAACATTATCAGTACAATAATAGACAAGGCATTTTGCAATTTTCCTTCTCTGATGTAATGCAATATCTTTTACAGAAGGAATACATACCCATAAGAGAGGATTTTTAAAATTGAGCATCCTAAGAATGATATTGAACTGTAAAAGTAAAAGATATTTATTCATGATCGAAACAAAGCGCTCATATCCTCTTATTGGAGGCAAAGCAATTGGAGTGAGTACATAAATATTATGTTCTGCTTTTTTTAGATATCTCGCCAAGCTTTTTAATTTCCCCATAATTCTTTTCCATGCAAATTTGTCTGTTTTAAAACTTGGCATACGGGTACCAATAGAATTAACAAATAAAATACGGTTTTGCTTTGCAAATGACTTCATAATATGAAGATCTGAATGAGGATTGTGATACCACCAATCAGCCCCCGCAAAACAAATTATATTCTCTTCTCTTAAGTTCGTTCTCGTTTGTTTGCTCATCTTTGTTTATATCATTAAAATAAACTCTATCTGTATAAATTAATATATTGAATTGAAGCTTTTTCCTTTATTGAAATTAATCTAAAGTAAATTCCTATCAAACCCCAAAAATACCAATGAATAATCACATAACCTGCAAGATTTTCTGAAATACTCATCAATAAAAAAGCTGGAATGAAACAGATAAAAAAACTTGCCAATTTTTGCAAAACTCCATTTTTTTCGAAAGATTGGTAATTTTTCACTGCATGAGTTAATACATAAAAATAAGGCAAAAAATATACTAAAACTCCAATAAAGCCAGATTCAACAAAGAAACGTATGTAATCATTATGAGCTTCTAAATTATCTTTACCAATATAACGAGAAGCTAAAATACCATGTCCAAAAAATGGTTTTTTTACCCCAACGACCAAAAGGTCATGCCATTTATTAAGTCTCCAACCAAAGGAGCTCATTTCATTGATTTCTACCTGACCTCCGTAAGAACTAAAGATATTTAAAATTTTTTGTTGCACTAATGGAATGAAGCTAAGTACTATCAACATGCCAATACCCGGCATGATCCATTTACGGTTAAAAAAAACGGCATACATTGCTCCCATCAATACCAAAGCCATCCAGGAACTTCTTGTCTCTGCAAGAACTAAAATACTTATTAAGATAGCAATACATACTATACGCCAAAAAGAATACTGTAATGAAGAAGATGGATTATCGATCTGAAAGAATAAACATCCAATAATAATCAATAAGAAAAAAGCAAGAACGTTTGGATGTGAGAATGTAGCTACAAAACGGCCAGCAGCAAATTCACCACTATAGCCACCGTAAAACAAGTAATCGATAGTCCCAACTACAATAGGGATGATTGCAGATAAGGGTATAGCCTTCAATAAAAGACCTGCATCTTTTTCAGATGATATATTACCGATTACCATTATTAGAATTGCGAGAACAGAAAAATAGCCCAATAGTATTTTTACCGCACTCGATACTTCTGGAGAAGTAAAAAGAGACATGCTGTAAACGAAACAGAACATAGCATAAAAAGCAATAATGGGAAGTTTTAATCTGTTAGAATTATGTGGGGTAATTAAAATATAAAAAATTGCCCCAAGTACAAGGAATAAATTAACTATTCCGCCTAAACCTATATCAATACCTCCGACTGAAAACCTTATCGATAACAGAATACTATCAATAGCTGGCCGCAACAATAAAAGCATAAAGAGAAAATATAAGAGATGGCTAATAAAAATTTGAGCTAAAATTAAAACGAAAAGTATGCCCATGATATACAGAGGAGAAAAACCACTTGCGATTAATGCTGCAAATAAACATCCAATGATAGCCGTTATACCTATTTTTAATGATAGTATATTTCCCATAGTAATTTTTTATAAGAAACCCAGGGGTCTTTTATAGACAGATCCAGCATATAAAAGCACATAAAGCATTTCTTCTTGAGAGTTAACTACCAAAGTAGCAGGTCCATTCGATGGTGGAAGGGTGTCTGTAATATCTCTCCAGTTTTTACCTTCATCCTTTGAATAAAGTATTTTTCCTCCTGAATATCCATTCCAATTAACTATTCCCATAAAAATTTGTTTTTCATCTTCAGGGTTAATACAAATGGCTTCACAACTCTCTGACTCCTTGAAACTTTTCAGAAGTTTCCACGATTTCCCTTTATTGTAAGAAGCATACAAAACTGGTTTGCCGGATGTACCAGCCGCATACACAATTCCTGTTTTTGAAATAGCAAGATCAAATATCCATCTTGATTCTGAAAAAACTTTTTTCCATGTTCTACCATAGTCTTCGGATCGATACACCCCACCATCGTTTCCACATGCCCCCCAAAATATACGATTGGGTTCTGTTGGGTCTACTACCAATCCGTTATAAATTCGCAAAGAATCTGGCTGTCCAATTGACCTTTGCCATGACTTACCACCATCACGAGAGATAAATAGGCCTCCTCCATCATCTCCATCAATACCAAGATATATATTGCGATTATCCTTTGGGTCTATTGCTAAAGCCCTTGGATAACCTTGCCCCCACATCGTATTTACCTGTGGCCTTTTTGATGGAAGTCCATTTCTAATCACCTCAAAATTTCTTCCTCCATCAAAGCTTAAAATAACTTGATTAATATCATCATTCCATGGAGAAGAAGTAGCAATTATGGTATTATTCTCTTTCTCTGGTATAACGAAAACCCTCCAAACATGTCCATTAATCGCTTTATCATATCCTTTCGATGGAAAAAGGGCCTTATAATATTTTCCACTATTGGAACTTTCCAATAAACCATTATCCATAGTAGCTACAAAAATATTACCAAGGGAAGATATAAAAATATCTGAACCACAAGAATTTGGAGCACCTTTTATTATCTCGTTCCAATTTTCTCCATTATCATCAGAACGCCACACTCCCCACCAATCAGTAAAATAGATAGTCTCTTGATTGAATGGGTCGAAAACAACAGCATTTGGTTTACCAAAGCCTTTCATCCATGCTCTTGTTGGATTATGAATTTCATTGTGTCTAAGATTTTTTTCTCTATCTTTCCATGTTTCGCCTTTATCTGTACTTAAAAATACACCGCCTTTCCAGCCATCCCTCCATCCTGCTAATAATTTTGTAGCTCCAGACCTATCGATTCTCACCGATAATCTTGTTATTTCATCCCGAGGTATATCCGTAGTAAATTGCCACGTTTTACCATAATCAGAGCTAAAGGCAATTTGCCTTCCAGATGTTACATAAATCGTATCATTTGACCCGGAGCATACCATATCCCATACTCTACTATTACCAACTTCTATTTTTTGCCATTCTTTTTTGGTCACATCATATCGCATAAGTCCAAGTTCAGATGCAACAAACAGCATTTTTCCACCTTGGCTCAGCAAAAGGGTTGTTATAGTGACTTCTTTTTTAAAAGGATACTTATTCCCTTCCAGGCATTTCCATTCCTTACCTCCATCTTCAGAATAGAAGATCTCTCCTTTTTTTGTGCCAGCATATACTCTATTGCAATCTTTTGAATCAATCGCAATGGAGCGATAACTGTCAGGCCTTTTAAAGATAATTTTATCTTTTGTAGATAAGAGATAGTGCCATGTCTTACCAGCATCATCCGATCTCATCATGCCTGCTTGTGTCCCTATATAGATAACATCAGAATTGGATGGTGCTATTGATAGGACAGCGATATGTAAATTTACCAAGCCATCGTTGATAAAGTGCCATTCGTCTCCTTTGTTATCACTACGCCATAGACCCGCAACATCTGATAAAAGATATAGTCTTTCCTTCACGTTGGGATCAGGTACTATGGCAGGATAACATCCGCCACCATACCATCCTACAAATGTCCAACCGCTCTTTATTACTTCATCTGCCGGTGATTGAGTAATAAAGTAAAAAAGGAGCAAGAAAAATATAGAGGTAAAATATATTCTCCGCATTACATTGTGCTCACAAGATCATAATATAAGTTTTCGATATTTTTGACTGTTTTTTTAATATCACATTCATTCTCTATAAGCTTGCTTCCCGCATTACCAATAGTATTCGATAAAGATTGATTATCTAAAAGCAGATTAATTGTTTGTGCCCATACCTCTGGTTTATAAGGATCAAGCAAAAAACCATTTTCTCCATGTGTTATAAAATAATCATTACATCCGACTCCCTGGGAGACAAGGACTGGTACACCCATACTCATTGCTTCAATCATAGTAATTGAATGAAGTTCTAATAGGGTCGGTTGAATAAATATATTTGATATTTTTAAAAATTCTTTCACATTCGGACAAAATCCAATAAAACGAACGATATTATCTAAATTTCTTTTTTTAACATTTTCTTCTAATTCATTTTTTAAAGGGCCATCCCCTGCAATAACAAAAATAACTTTATCACATCTTTGTACACTTATTTCTGCAATATCAATAACGGCACCTATATTTTTTTCTTGAGAAATTCTTGCAGCCGCAAAAATAATTCTCCTGTCTGCTGGAATGCAATGCTTTTTTCTTAATTCATATCCATCAACAGATTGATTAAACTTGGGATTAATACCATTCAATAGCATTTTAATTTTTCGATCAGAGGCGATGCGATTTCTTAACAGAAGATTTTTATTATTCTTTGTTAAGACTACAATACTGTCTGATAATTTGGCAAAATACTTTGCCAATCTAAATTGATCGGGTCTTACGCCTCTTTTTTCAAGGTATAATGGTTCTTCATATCTATAATCATGTACATGTTCAATAACTTTTACACCGGAAAGTCTAGCTGCAATTCCTCCCCACACATGAGCGTTAAAATTATGAGTATGCACGATTTGAATTTTATTCTTAAAAATATACCTTAGTATACGAAAAATAATTATAAGACTTGCAAGACTCTTAACCTTGTAAGCTGTATTGGAATATTTAAATAATCTCACTCCAAGTTGTTTGAATCTAGTTTCAAACTCTCCGCCATATGAATATCCAATATGAATCTCAAATTTATTTGTATCAATCGCTTGAGATAAATTAAAAAGATTTACTTCTGCACCACCTAAACTTAACGTTTTAATTACGTGAAGCACCCTTAATTTGTTATTTTTCATTTTTTATTATTAAGCTAATTCTTGATGTATTTACTCATTCTATTTTGAAAAATAATTTTTTGTTATCTTAGCCAATGAGACAAATCTTTATTTATAAATTTCTGCAGTTTTAATATATCTTCACGATACAGATTTTTAAGGTTTTCATAAGTTTCCTGCTTTATCTGCGGCTTTTCTAGCATGTTTTTCATTTTTAAATCCTCTACCAACTTCGAGATTTTGAATATAATCTCTTTTGACACAAAGGGTTTGATTGTTAATTTCATAAAATTTATAAGCAATTTTGCCTTTTCTGGCGTTGCTAAGAGTTTATTTACTGCTTTATTTTTTGGAATACCAGAGATATTAAACTTAACTTCAACATCTGGAATGAATGAAGTATCTATTTCTAGAAACTTATAGATATCCTTTACCAAGGTAAAGGCATCCTTTTGTAAGTCATCATAAAATAAAACCTTAACATGATTAAAGTTTTCCACATAGGCTTTCACTTGATTATAGTAAAAACTCTCACGCTTGCAACGTGGCCCATAAAATGACCAACCATCACGTAAACTTTCTTTTTCCTGTTCTAATACATCCTCAAAGGATAAAAAGTTTCCAAATTCTTTTACGAGATGTACATAATATGAGAAAGCCCTTTCTACAGGTTCTCTCAAAATAATTATTATCTTCACATCTCCTAGATAGGTTTTTATTTGTTTAATAGTGTCCTCATAAAAATAGAGGCTTTCTGTACTAGCTTCTCCTATGGCTTTTTCATTTCTAACATTTTCAAAAAGCCTTTTATAGTCATCAAAAGTCTTTATTAAAGTATTTCCAATTTTACTAGTCTCAATCTCGTTCAAAGCAAATTTTTTAAATTGAGAGGATAAAAAATTAGGTTCCTTTAAAGGACTCATATAAATTTCAGGGTGCTGTTTTAAATATTGATAAAGCGATGTTG
It contains:
- a CDS encoding oxidoreductase, with translation MIDILLIYPPYLSKHKSPPLGLAYLAAFVEQQGYKVKILDMNPLGLTLSDIEDSIKKNKPEIIGISFMTNQFGNALKVAQTCKSIYPKIPIILGGNHVSALPEEAMEYDFVDFVILREGEITFRQLVEALDKGIENWEKIDGLVFKRDGNIIKNRDRALIEDLDILPFPKWDDFPINAYSEKILGVSEELPVFSVFTSRGCPGKCAFCSSHTAFTRRFRKRSAENIFSELQFLEEKFGARYFNFIDDTLTIDKKRVDELCDLIINTNKQYRWIANARVNTVDKEVLKKMYMAGCRNICFGVESGDPEVRKNVGKGIAGEQIKNAHIWAKDAGLIVSSFFMVGNLGETWESIEKTIALARELHSDYPTCAIATPFPDTRFMEEAEKNGWLITKDWNRYITNPHIDQDYFPVSTNGILSAEELLEAYYKVNAAFAKIKLTTKYGERYLFNPEFYTKEIGSRIKKLGISDSLQLGWKLLKGGFN
- a CDS encoding putative glycosyltransferase produces the protein MKNNKLRVLHVIKTLSLGGAEVNLFNLSQAIDTNKFEIHIGYSYGGEFETRFKQLGVRLFKYSNTAYKVKSLASLIIIFRILRYIFKNKIQIVHTHNFNAHVWGGIAARLSGVKVIEHVHDYRYEEPLYLEKRGVRPDQFRLAKYFAKLSDSIVVLTKNNKNLLLRNRIASDRKIKMLLNGINPKFNQSVDGYELRKKHCIPADRRIIFAAARISQEKNIGAVIDIAEISVQRCDKVIFVIAGDGPLKNELEENVKKRNLDNIVRFIGFCPNVKEFLKISNIFIQPTLLELHSITMIEAMSMGVPVLVSQGVGCNDYFITHGENGFLLDPYKPEVWAQTINLLLDNQSLSNTIGNAGSKLIENECDIKKTVKNIENLYYDLVSTM
- a CDS encoding sulfotransferase, producing the protein MTVKLPNFLIVGAARSGTTSLYQYLKQHPEIYMSPLKEPNFLSSQFKKFALNEIETSKIGNTLIKTFDDYKRLFENVRNEKAIGEASTESLYFYEDTIKQIKTYLGDVKIIIILREPVERAFSYYVHLVKEFGNFLSFEDVLEQEKESLRDGWSFYGPRCKRESFYYNQVKAYVENFNHVKVLFYDDLQKDAFTLVKDIYKFLEIDTSFIPDVEVKFNISGIPKNKAVNKLLATPEKAKLLINFMKLTIKPFVSKEIIFKISKLVEDLKMKNMLEKPQIKQETYENLKNLYREDILKLQKFINKDLSHWLR
- a CDS encoding putative glycosyltransferase, coding for MSKQTRTNLREENIICFAGADWWYHNPHSDLHIMKSFAKQNRILFVNSIGTRMPSFKTDKFAWKRIMGKLKSLARYLKKAEHNIYVLTPIALPPIRGYERFVSIMNKYLLLLQFNIILRMLNFKNPLLWVCIPSVKDIALHQRRKIAKCLVYYCTDNVAYYTGEINHFILDMDIRIQQSADVAFFVNHRMVEERKKFNHNTHHLGHGVDYDHFARYNLNHLPVPDDIMDIKTPIVGYIGVLTDLDFELVRYLARKNKDLSFVFIGDIYSDITVVKEEKNVYFLGKKPYELLPNYMQKIACFGIYYRKDNIFNCYRNPKKLLEYLATGKPVVSVDILELEYFKDYLYIAKDYEEFNYQLHRAISSDTPAMRQKRTCYAKEHTWDFIADQAAQHIVSFLNR